ATTGACCGTGATCATAAACAATTAAACGAATCTGTATTTTCGTTATTGGAAGCGGTATCTGACTTAAGTGATCGTAACTTAACCGTGCGCGCCAAAGTAACCGAAGATGCTACCGGTCCGTTGGCGGATGCAATTAATCAGTTGGCAGAAGATACTACCGATGTTTTAAAACAAGTTCGTCAAGTAGCGCTGGCCGTTGCCAATACCTCTAAAGATGTAAACCAATATGCGTTAACTGTTAATAACTTAGCACAATTGGAACAACAGGAGGCCAAAGCGACTTCTGAACAAGTCGATAGCATTATGCAACGCTTAAGCCGCATTGCCTTATCCGCACAACAAGCTAACCAAATGGCGGATACCACAGCCAATACCACGCATCAGGCACAAACCTCGGTTACGCGCAGCGTGGAAAATATGAGTAGTATTCGCACGACCGTACAAGAAACGGGTAAACGTTTGAAACGCTTGGGTGAGCGTTCACAAGAAATTAGCCAGATTATTGATGTAATTAACCACTTAGCTGAACGCACTACAGTGCTTGCGTTAAATGCCAGTATGCAAGCGACGGCAGCAGGTGAAGCGGGTCGCGGCTTCTCCATGATCGCTGAAGAGATCCAACGCTTAGCGGAAAACTCGCGGGATTCCACCAGCCAAATATCCACCTTGGTGCATAATATTCAGCAAGAAGCGAATACCACCATTGCGACGATGGAACGCACGATTGAGCAAGTAGTAAATGGGTCTAGCTTGGCGGAAGACGCGGATAAGCAAATGCAATCGGCTTTGGATGCCACCAACCAATTAGTATCGTCTGTGGAAAAAATCGCCCAAGCGTCTGCTGAACAGGTGTCTATTAGTAAAACCTTACAAGTACGTGCGGAACGCATTTTACAAGCGACCCAAACAACCGGTCAGGAATTGCAATCACTCACCAGTTTAACAGAAGACATGGCGGCTTACGGTCAAAAACTGATTAAATCCGTTAACGTATTTAAATTGGAAGCGTAAGTTATGGAGCAACAACTTGCGTTTGCTGATGAATTAGAAGATGTGGCGTTACAACTCGCCACTTTAAGCGGAATGGCAGCGGATGATCCTGCAACCACCAGTGCAAAAATTCTGACAGAATATCAGCGTCTCAATGACGCTGCCACTTTGTTGGAATTAGCAAGTGCGCAGGCGGTAATTGCATGGTTGCAGCAACAGATAAGCAATTTCAATAGCAGCCTGCCAGAGGCCAATATTGAACTTTTGCAAATAGGTTTATTATTTAATTGGCTTGAATTAACAGCGGTTGCTTTACGTGAGCCGGACGATAATAGCCATTTAGTCAGTATTACTGCTGAGCTAATGAGTCCCGATTGGCCTGAACCCATGCCTACTGAATTGTTAGAACAATTCTTATTAGGTTTACATCAGACCAAACATCCAGCGTTTAATCAACAAACAGACTTAGCGGAAGATAATACAGCGGATGCTCAGCGTTTACGCTGGGATGAGGATGTTCACCCTGAATTATTACAGGCTTATTTGGCTGAAACCCCAACGCAGATTGCAGAAGTAGCAAATTTAATTCGGCAAATTGCGCAAAATAATGCAACTAGTGGTCAAAAACGCCAAGCCGCTCGTTTAGCTCACACGATTAAAGGTGCAAGTGGTGTCGTGGGCGTACGTCCTCTCGCCAGCTTTACGCATAGCTTAGAAGATTTATTAGAACTGCCGATAGCGCCTTATTTGAGCGAAGGTTTAGATGAAACCTTACAAGCCTCTGCTGATTGCTTAGAAAGCTTATTTGAACACTTACAAGCGCAAAAAGATTTGCCTGCTGAATACGTAATTTTACATTCCGATTTGACGGAGTGGACTAATCACATTACAGAGCATGCGGCTGAGCAAACAACACCTGAACTTGCCGAACCTGATAGCATCAGCAATGCCAGTGCCTTTATCGCACCGCTAGAATTTGATGAAGATAGCCCTGTCCTTGAGGAAGCAACTGCCAGCAATAGCAGTGCGGCAACGCACTTAACTGTTCCCAGTAAAACGATTCAAGATTTGTTGAATCTGACGGGCGAATTGATTACCGCTAATAGTCAGATTGCAGAATACGTTGAGCGTACCTTTCAAACCGCAAACCAACTGCAACAACATGATAACCGTGTACGGCAAATGTTGGATGAGTTGCAAGAAGCAATTGACCAACAAACTAATCAAGTGGATGGAAAAACAAATCCTGCCAGCAATCCTGAGTTCGATCAGTTAGAACTGGATCATTACAACAGTTTGCACAGTAGTTCAGGCTTATTAACCGAAGCTTTAGCAGATAGTCGGGACTTTACACGTAATATGCAAATGCAATTACGCAAGTTATCGGATCAGCTCTATCAACAACAACGCTTGCAACGCCAATTAAGTGATTTAGTGTTAAATACGCGGGTAGTGCCTATTCAAAGCATTGTGCCCCGTTTAGAACGTACCGTACGTGAAACCTGTCGACAAACAGGCAAACAAGCCCATTTGGAAATTCATGGCGCGGATTTGCATATCGACACGGATATTCTAAAAGCCTTAACCGATGCCTTATTACACATGCTGCGCAATTCCATTGATCATGGCATTGAAAGCAGCAAAACGCGTGCAGCTTTAGGCAAACCTACTAAAGGTTTAATTCAATTAGAGTTTGCCCAACGTGGGGATCGTATCCATATCAGCTTACAAGATGATGGACAAGGCATTGATACCGAAAAAGTGAAGCAACGTGCATTAGAACGTAATCTAATCCGTAGTGATCAAAGCTTAACACCTGAAGCCACCTTAGAACTCATCTTACAACCGGGTTTTACCACGCGGGATAAAGTTAGCGAAGTATCTGGGCGTGGCGTGGGTATGGATGTAGTTAAAGCGGCAGTGGATGATTTACAAGGCTTAATTAACTTACAAAGCACGTTGGGGCAAGGCACTCAATTCCATATTCAAATTCCACCGACACTAATTGCAACTAACGCTTTATTAGTGCTTGCGGGCGAAAATCTGGTTGCTATTCCTTCTAATCAAGTTAAACAGATTTATTTTGCACCTCCGTCAGATTACTTAATGCAAGACGGTCATTGGCATATTAATTATCACGGCACACCATTAGAAGTCATTGCATTAGCTCAATTATTAGGCTGGTCTACCCCCATTCCAGACCTTAAGCAAGCTCACTCTTTCCTGATTATTGAAACCGAAGTACAAACCCATGCTTTGTATATTAATCAAGTCCAAAACCCAAGGGAAATTGTGGTCAAGAGTTTGTCACAATGGTTTAACTTAAGTCAGGGTATCAGCGGCGCTTGTATTTTAGCTAACGGTACGATTGCCCCTGTCTTAGATATGCCACGTTTAATGCGTAACAAGGAGTTAGGTCAATTACAGGTTGATAATCGCCAAATATTCCAAGCCAAGCCAACCGCTGAAAAAACGACACTACTTGTAGTAGATGATTCGCTAAGTAACCGT
This DNA window, taken from Candidatus Thiocaldithrix dubininis, encodes the following:
- a CDS encoding methyl-accepting chemotaxis protein, encoding MATKQHKGLLKNMTVARRLYFLILIPLILLFLSGIISITALNTDLQTFKKIDKEVAAIQTGNQYIRRILRRYIIVLHEAEFGSITPEQGVEKLKWLEKDLKEVQIPKYKSATGVDGEKDVKEMEKIFPLLDKSIEILKSGDKARLEAYLRDEIPKDNDAFPIRDYMNDVIKQKNEEVSKQFLVAEERLRNYLWVGAILILIGTLITASLGYQIYKSIHESLARLTETMRQISAGNMEARAALGGKDELAELAQNFDNMVEERIATQARIDRDHKQLNESVFSLLEAVSDLSDRNLTVRAKVTEDATGPLADAINQLAEDTTDVLKQVRQVALAVANTSKDVNQYALTVNNLAQLEQQEAKATSEQVDSIMQRLSRIALSAQQANQMADTTANTTHQAQTSVTRSVENMSSIRTTVQETGKRLKRLGERSQEISQIIDVINHLAERTTVLALNASMQATAAGEAGRGFSMIAEEIQRLAENSRDSTSQISTLVHNIQQEANTTIATMERTIEQVVNGSSLAEDADKQMQSALDATNQLVSSVEKIAQASAEQVSISKTLQVRAERILQATQTTGQELQSLTSLTEDMAAYGQKLIKSVNVFKLEA
- a CDS encoding response regulator, with product MEQQLAFADELEDVALQLATLSGMAADDPATTSAKILTEYQRLNDAATLLELASAQAVIAWLQQQISNFNSSLPEANIELLQIGLLFNWLELTAVALREPDDNSHLVSITAELMSPDWPEPMPTELLEQFLLGLHQTKHPAFNQQTDLAEDNTADAQRLRWDEDVHPELLQAYLAETPTQIAEVANLIRQIAQNNATSGQKRQAARLAHTIKGASGVVGVRPLASFTHSLEDLLELPIAPYLSEGLDETLQASADCLESLFEHLQAQKDLPAEYVILHSDLTEWTNHITEHAAEQTTPELAEPDSISNASAFIAPLEFDEDSPVLEEATASNSSAATHLTVPSKTIQDLLNLTGELITANSQIAEYVERTFQTANQLQQHDNRVRQMLDELQEAIDQQTNQVDGKTNPASNPEFDQLELDHYNSLHSSSGLLTEALADSRDFTRNMQMQLRKLSDQLYQQQRLQRQLSDLVLNTRVVPIQSIVPRLERTVRETCRQTGKQAHLEIHGADLHIDTDILKALTDALLHMLRNSIDHGIESSKTRAALGKPTKGLIQLEFAQRGDRIHISLQDDGQGIDTEKVKQRALERNLIRSDQSLTPEATLELILQPGFTTRDKVSEVSGRGVGMDVVKAAVDDLQGLINLQSTLGQGTQFHIQIPPTLIATNALLVLAGENLVAIPSNQVKQIYFAPPSDYLMQDGHWHINYHGTPLEVIALAQLLGWSTPIPDLKQAHSFLIIETEVQTHALYINQVQNPREIVVKSLSQWFNLSQGISGACILANGTIAPVLDMPRLMRNKELGQLQVDNRQIFQAKPTAEKTTLLVVDDSLSNRKALSLMIEQMGYQAITAIDGMDALKQLHEHNISLILTDLEMPRMNGLELTQAVRIWPEMRHIPIIMITSRSTQKHKNMADTAGIDEYLTKPVDRLTLENHVAKWLSAELAA